Proteins from a single region of Streptomyces glaucescens:
- a CDS encoding HEAT repeat domain-containing protein, which produces MFDGLHDIDWASMEHAYGSAEEVPALLWALRSPQAEERRKALDRFYGAVHHQGDVYPATAASLPFLFELAADSATPERAGVVALLVSIGRESLERGFEDDGTEIEYYPPMGCVQAVAFLRERGEEFAELARDSDPEVRLAAIGGLGLFLDDADRAAAVLRERLAAEQGIAARLQIVQAAATLVLRLPAAAHQVMDWLCGLASDPAQGPATRLAAFVQRARCAPDEIGEDVVAAAVGLLRESARAVPVRSIAPVPSRPAAPADNVAPQIVAAFEDLDHFTRVYAPTTVLLRTFHEALGARVRERTTVLAEQLISPDAGSRLDAVRMSGELMRTWRGDHTRLLLLVADQLTTADQEVAAEAGAVLESCHPIAAPAREALATHIDAQHAAHGPDVWAAPQARLRKSHQAAVRALARLGDARALPSLLAALDGDVDAWRAVQVAGHLPQAADELVPRLCDHLRRIDLSQQWTEMSANALLAALAALGDPAAVPALVDTLGAAVRHEQHDVTRSALEALKAFGPTAAGVRETIRSLTTATDAHVRPAAVAALWAVGGDLAEVMPLLLGLLDDRITFRISDAADLLGEIGPPASAALPRLRRLLTHDYEWVRVHCAAALWEIGGQAEAPAVLDTLLQAWAKNPATANHVVACLDRMGPLAAPALPLLREQLALPRRGGRFQSIDHDEELQRIGRALITRLEPPAPSAPAPRTT; this is translated from the coding sequence ATGTTCGACGGACTTCATGACATCGACTGGGCGTCGATGGAACACGCTTACGGCTCGGCGGAGGAGGTACCGGCGCTGCTGTGGGCGCTGCGTTCCCCGCAGGCCGAGGAACGCCGGAAGGCCCTGGACCGCTTCTACGGCGCGGTCCACCATCAGGGCGACGTGTACCCGGCCACGGCGGCCAGTCTGCCTTTCCTGTTCGAGCTGGCCGCTGACAGCGCCACGCCCGAGCGGGCCGGCGTCGTCGCGCTGCTGGTCAGCATCGGCCGGGAGTCCCTGGAGCGGGGTTTTGAGGACGACGGTACCGAGATCGAGTACTACCCGCCGATGGGCTGCGTGCAGGCCGTCGCCTTCCTGCGCGAGCGGGGTGAGGAGTTCGCCGAACTCGCCCGTGACAGCGACCCGGAGGTGCGCCTGGCCGCGATTGGCGGGCTCGGGCTCTTCCTCGACGACGCTGATCGGGCCGCCGCGGTGCTGCGTGAGAGGCTGGCAGCCGAGCAAGGTATCGCGGCGCGACTGCAGATCGTTCAGGCGGCGGCCACCCTGGTACTGCGCCTGCCGGCGGCCGCGCACCAGGTGATGGACTGGCTCTGCGGGCTTGCTTCCGATCCGGCCCAGGGCCCGGCGACTCGGCTGGCGGCTTTTGTCCAGCGGGCCCGCTGTGCCCCGGATGAGATCGGCGAGGACGTCGTAGCGGCAGCCGTCGGCCTGCTGCGCGAGAGTGCCCGAGCCGTACCCGTGCGGTCGATCGCGCCGGTCCCGAGCCGTCCGGCGGCACCTGCGGACAACGTTGCGCCCCAGATCGTCGCCGCGTTCGAGGATCTCGACCACTTCACGCGCGTGTACGCACCGACCACGGTCCTGCTGCGTACGTTCCACGAAGCCCTGGGCGCCCGGGTGCGAGAGCGCACAACGGTGCTGGCCGAGCAGTTGATCAGCCCCGATGCCGGCTCGCGCCTGGACGCGGTCCGGATGAGCGGGGAGCTGATGCGCACCTGGCGCGGGGACCACACCCGGCTCCTCCTGCTGGTCGCCGACCAGCTGACCACGGCCGACCAGGAGGTCGCTGCCGAGGCCGGGGCCGTTCTGGAGTCCTGCCATCCGATCGCCGCCCCGGCCCGGGAGGCACTCGCCACGCACATCGACGCCCAGCACGCGGCGCACGGCCCTGATGTGTGGGCCGCACCGCAGGCGCGGCTGCGCAAAAGCCACCAGGCGGCCGTCCGGGCATTGGCGCGCCTGGGCGACGCACGCGCGCTGCCGAGTCTGCTGGCCGCGCTGGACGGCGACGTCGACGCCTGGCGCGCGGTCCAGGTCGCAGGGCATCTGCCGCAGGCGGCAGATGAGTTGGTGCCCCGGCTTTGCGACCACCTGCGCCGGATCGACCTCTCCCAGCAGTGGACCGAGATGAGCGCCAACGCGCTCCTGGCCGCGCTGGCCGCGCTGGGCGACCCGGCTGCGGTTCCTGCGCTGGTGGACACGCTCGGCGCCGCGGTGCGCCATGAGCAGCACGACGTCACGCGATCAGCTCTTGAGGCACTGAAGGCGTTCGGGCCGACGGCGGCCGGCGTACGGGAGACGATCCGGTCGCTGACCACCGCCACCGATGCGCACGTACGGCCTGCCGCCGTCGCCGCGCTGTGGGCCGTCGGCGGTGACCTGGCCGAGGTCATGCCGCTCCTGCTCGGCCTCCTCGACGACCGCATCACCTTCCGGATCAGTGACGCGGCCGACTTGCTCGGCGAGATCGGCCCGCCCGCCTCCGCCGCCCTGCCGCGCCTGCGCCGCCTTCTGACGCACGACTACGAATGGGTCCGGGTGCATTGCGCGGCCGCACTGTGGGAGATCGGCGGCCAGGCCGAGGCACCGGCCGTCCTGGACACCCTGCTCCAGGCCTGGGCGAAGAACCCCGCGACGGCCAACCACGTCGTGGCCTGCCTGGACCGCATGGGCCCGCTTGCGGCACCGGCCCTGCCCCTGCTCCGCGAACAACTGGCCCTGCCCCGACGCGGCGGCAGATTCCAGAGCATCGACCATGACGAGGAACTCCAGCGGATCGGCCGCGCCCTCATCACCCGGCTCGAACCCCCAGCGCCGTCAGCCCCCGCTCCCCGAACAACCTGA
- a CDS encoding DUF6207 family protein codes for MLAGRWATASADRAMRVPGEPGVATHSVA; via the coding sequence CTGCTTGCCGGGCGCTGGGCGACGGCGTCGGCGGACCGCGCGATGCGAGTGCCGGGCGAGCCGGGCGTGGCCACCCACTCCGTGGCGTAG
- a CDS encoding DEAD/DEAH box helicase — protein MTLVETPPPGGPKKRPLFPHQLKAVQRAVRHLRRPGTRGLLVAATGTGKTVVSIRVADELDAKLVLFVVPTLDLAAQTALAWRRDGHGEHMVIASSMDTAGHEDLAAARVGSITNPHTLAALMSVVGEEQDQIPALTVICTYDSLDKIEQTRSTKYTVPPFDLAIMDEAHRIAGRADKKWAIVNDAKRILADRRLYMTATPRIFAAPELAESADTTRPRRRRTPEPVVDAFANSMDNEQVYGKKVFEYPLAQAVEDGRAADYRIVVPTLTDADLRRRLNLPTPTLGTRLPGGGSGEDQEGVLRTTALHLAVLRAMTEHGLKKVLVYFNLVSDARRFARELPHTLRLLTKTDPGLVPVITPQLFFAHGEHTPAQRADIFAAFAAADCAILANSRLIAEGVDIPSVDAIVFADPTRSVIRCVQALGRALRLDVSGKTASLIVPVYIPPGTEPDNILGTAYEPVWAIACALASHDHRILERLPDKANRLPKETSDVIERRWRFDFTVHPERIARAMDLASFDPRDPVVSRSRRLGLAAAQSYRDHYGHLDVPADYTDPTGYKLGTFITTMRDAATAGRLDADWTAELDALGMIWDKHDAAWRARLTAAADYLRTHGHLAAPATTPVGAWLAEQRHLAIKNTLDPARADALTALDPHWRLPHGPDWHRKYHLLRTHLATGADTAILTRDTQIGGVKIGSWLARQLTTWHALADGQQQLMTALGLTPENNPLTPARRTRRTFEQTVQLLELFLHREGRAPTARESIRVDGDTVKIGAWLAKARTKHRARQLPEEHARLVAALFDGDWTAEDAVPALLV, from the coding sequence ATGACGCTGGTTGAGACGCCCCCACCCGGCGGCCCTAAGAAGCGCCCGTTGTTCCCGCATCAACTCAAGGCGGTTCAACGAGCAGTCCGACACCTCCGGCGCCCCGGGACGCGAGGGCTTCTCGTGGCAGCGACAGGAACCGGTAAGACGGTAGTGTCCATCCGCGTGGCGGACGAACTCGACGCCAAACTCGTGCTGTTCGTCGTGCCCACGCTGGACTTGGCAGCCCAGACCGCTCTGGCGTGGCGCCGAGACGGCCATGGCGAGCACATGGTGATCGCCTCCTCGATGGACACCGCCGGCCACGAGGACCTCGCGGCCGCACGCGTCGGCTCGATCACCAACCCGCACACACTGGCCGCCCTGATGTCGGTCGTGGGGGAGGAGCAGGACCAGATCCCGGCATTGACGGTGATCTGCACCTACGACTCCCTGGACAAAATCGAGCAGACCCGCAGCACGAAGTACACCGTGCCACCGTTCGACCTGGCCATCATGGACGAGGCGCACCGAATCGCGGGCCGGGCCGACAAGAAGTGGGCGATCGTCAACGACGCGAAGCGGATCCTCGCCGACCGCCGCCTCTACATGACCGCCACCCCGCGCATCTTCGCCGCCCCGGAGCTGGCGGAGTCCGCCGACACCACCCGCCCGCGCCGCCGCCGCACCCCGGAGCCGGTCGTGGACGCGTTCGCCAACTCCATGGACAACGAGCAGGTATACGGAAAGAAGGTCTTCGAGTACCCGCTCGCGCAGGCGGTCGAGGACGGCCGGGCGGCGGACTACCGCATCGTGGTGCCCACCCTCACCGACGCCGACCTGCGCCGCCGCCTCAACCTCCCCACCCCCACCCTCGGCACCCGCCTGCCGGGCGGCGGCAGCGGCGAGGACCAGGAGGGCGTGCTGCGCACCACCGCCTTGCACCTGGCCGTCCTGCGCGCCATGACCGAGCACGGCCTGAAGAAGGTGCTGGTCTACTTCAACCTCGTCTCTGACGCCCGCCGCTTCGCCCGCGAGCTCCCCCATACCCTGCGCCTGCTGACCAAAACGGATCCCGGCCTCGTCCCGGTCATCACCCCGCAGCTGTTCTTCGCGCACGGCGAGCACACCCCCGCCCAGCGCGCCGACATCTTCGCCGCCTTCGCCGCCGCCGACTGCGCGATCCTCGCCAACTCCCGCCTGATCGCCGAGGGTGTCGACATTCCCAGCGTCGACGCGATCGTCTTCGCCGACCCCACCCGCAGCGTCATCCGCTGCGTCCAGGCCCTCGGCCGCGCCTTGCGCCTGGACGTCTCCGGGAAGACCGCGAGCCTGATCGTCCCCGTCTACATCCCGCCCGGCACCGAACCCGACAACATCCTCGGCACCGCTTACGAGCCGGTGTGGGCGATCGCCTGCGCGCTGGCCAGCCACGACCACCGCATCCTCGAACGCCTCCCCGACAAGGCCAACCGCCTGCCGAAGGAGACCAGCGACGTCATCGAACGCCGCTGGCGCTTCGACTTCACCGTCCACCCCGAACGCATCGCCCGCGCGATGGACCTGGCCTCCTTCGACCCCCGCGACCCCGTGGTCTCCCGCTCCCGCCGCCTCGGGCTCGCCGCCGCCCAGTCCTACCGCGACCACTACGGTCACCTCGACGTCCCCGCCGACTACACCGACCCCACCGGCTACAAGCTCGGCACCTTCATCACCACCATGCGCGACGCGGCGACGGCCGGCCGCCTCGACGCTGACTGGACCGCCGAACTCGACGCCCTCGGCATGATCTGGGACAAGCACGACGCCGCCTGGCGCGCCCGCCTGACCGCGGCCGCCGACTACCTGCGCACCCACGGCCACCTCGCCGCCCCCGCCACCACCCCCGTCGGCGCCTGGCTCGCCGAACAACGCCACCTCGCCATCAAGAACACCCTCGACCCCGCCCGCGCCGACGCCCTCACCGCCCTCGACCCCCACTGGCGCCTCCCACACGGCCCAGACTGGCACCGTAAATACCACCTGCTGCGCACCCACCTCGCCACCGGCGCCGACACCGCCATCCTCACCCGCGACACTCAGATCGGCGGCGTGAAGATCGGCTCCTGGCTGGCCCGCCAGCTCACCACCTGGCACGCCCTCGCCGATGGCCAGCAGCAGCTGATGACCGCCCTGGGCCTCACCCCCGAGAACAACCCGCTCACCCCCGCCCGCCGCACCCGCCGCACCTTCGAACAGACCGTGCAACTGCTGGAACTCTTCCTCCACCGCGAGGGCCGCGCCCCCACTGCCCGCGAGAGCATCCGCGTCGACGGCGACACCGTCAAGATCGGCGCCTGGCTGGCCAAGGCCCGAACCAAGCACCGCGCCCGCCAGCTCCCCGAGGAACACGCCCGCCTGGTCGCCGCGCTGTTCGACGGGGACTGGACGGCCGAGGACGCCGTCCCCGCCCTCCTGGTGTAG
- a CDS encoding AAA family ATPase → MRPVRLELNGFAGFRAPTVVDFTDADYFALVGPTGSGKSTVLDALTFALYGSAYRWGRSNAIAYALAPTSNRCTVSLTFDVASQRYQVAREVRRVGQQIQQKTVSLVKFADPTAVVTDADGPQPDVLAGEIKELNAAIEQLLGLSFDDFCQCVVLPQGDFARFLSANARDRQQILLKLLGAAHYEGIGKRAGAQAAEAAKEIEVLTDQLSRHADATPQAEADAQARLSALGQLAATVDQLVPRVAEAHSRASDAHARVATLRTELARLTPLRAPDGIGELQRRAVEAQTAAHTARDAADAAAQTLADATKAAQSGPQRAVLNIARDRYTEKAGLVGRRDAVIAAAQRARQELAQSEERLRALADAVTEARRTAEETRGRRDRVQQAYAALQRRQQMLAPVQAPHGASDLTSRAAALARQADAAATQLAAARDRHNQAASALTAAGDGSRLTEAREVLDQLLDVTRSLTDATSELDDAVEAVAQADSAVTGAQVRLDAATAALEEARTLAGAAQLRPQLQVGHACPVCEQSVTILPPPLSDPALAAAQAARDAAVREHRDLLSQHQAATTTVAAKQRAADTLTQRRTLLDERLGTLLPDRPADTERDCDADRAHLDERAAARDQLVAAEQQARAAAQEAEAAHTSATAAVATLQREIDRTRSDLHTQLGALAELDPPAVDTHDVTSAWSDLEAWAQAQRSTVENDLSAAQAEAATCHQAHQDATATLEAAEQAHATAHSVHTTAVQQRAAADHAQSTLTDRLSELQTLLDQAPPTDALPGLLEECDRLEAAVETATAEASQTREALKAAEAEQQQWQARTATAWSELTAARDAVAALKPPSLDTDDLAAAWASLAAWATRAADDRQADTLRAQADAHTAHSEAEQLLGQLQGLLRDHDLDPQDLGDGPGRAAQAPRVVAVAAERARGQVEMIQRSLADAAAIQDKIDSARTQQQVAAELARLMRSNKFPQWLADSALDTLVAGASQSLRRLSGDRFDLSHHKGEFYVIDHSDADSQRSVRTLSGGETFQASLSLALALSDQLAGMGGATKLESIFLDEGFGTLDPDSLEMVADTLENLAQGERMVGVITHVTGLAERVPVRFQVHRDPHTSVVTREGT, encoded by the coding sequence ATGCGTCCCGTTCGCCTGGAGCTCAACGGCTTCGCCGGTTTCCGCGCTCCCACCGTGGTCGACTTCACCGACGCCGACTACTTCGCCCTCGTCGGCCCTACCGGGTCAGGCAAGTCCACCGTTCTCGACGCCCTGACCTTCGCCCTGTACGGCTCGGCCTACCGGTGGGGCCGCAGCAACGCCATCGCCTACGCGCTCGCCCCCACGAGCAACCGCTGCACGGTCTCGCTCACCTTCGACGTCGCATCCCAGCGCTACCAAGTCGCCCGCGAAGTCCGCCGCGTCGGCCAACAGATCCAGCAAAAGACCGTCAGCCTGGTGAAGTTCGCCGACCCCACGGCGGTCGTCACCGACGCAGACGGGCCACAGCCGGATGTACTGGCCGGAGAAATCAAGGAACTCAACGCCGCCATCGAGCAGTTGCTCGGCCTGTCCTTCGACGACTTCTGCCAGTGCGTCGTCCTGCCCCAGGGCGACTTCGCCCGCTTCCTGTCCGCCAACGCCCGCGACCGGCAGCAGATCCTGCTCAAGCTCCTCGGAGCCGCCCACTACGAAGGCATCGGCAAACGCGCCGGCGCCCAGGCGGCTGAAGCAGCCAAGGAGATCGAGGTCCTCACCGACCAGCTGAGCCGGCACGCCGACGCTACCCCGCAAGCCGAGGCCGACGCCCAGGCACGCCTGTCGGCACTGGGACAGCTGGCCGCCACCGTCGACCAGCTCGTGCCCCGCGTCGCCGAGGCACACTCCCGCGCCAGCGATGCCCACGCACGTGTCGCCACTCTGCGCACCGAACTCGCCCGGCTCACCCCCCTCCGCGCCCCAGACGGCATCGGAGAGCTGCAGCGCCGTGCCGTGGAGGCCCAGACAGCCGCCCACACGGCCCGCGACGCCGCCGACGCGGCCGCCCAGACCCTGGCCGACGCCACCAAAGCTGCCCAATCCGGCCCGCAGCGCGCTGTCCTCAACATTGCCCGCGACCGCTACACCGAGAAGGCCGGCTTGGTCGGGCGCCGCGACGCAGTCATCGCGGCCGCGCAGCGTGCCCGCCAAGAGCTGGCGCAGAGCGAGGAGCGGCTACGGGCGCTGGCAGACGCCGTCACCGAGGCTCGCCGCACCGCCGAGGAGACCCGTGGCCGCCGCGACCGGGTACAACAGGCGTACGCGGCTTTGCAGCGTCGCCAACAGATGCTGGCTCCCGTCCAAGCCCCCCACGGTGCCAGTGATCTGACCAGCCGGGCAGCGGCTCTGGCACGGCAGGCCGACGCCGCCGCCACCCAGCTGGCCGCGGCTCGCGACCGGCACAACCAGGCCGCTTCCGCGCTCACCGCCGCCGGCGACGGCAGCCGGCTCACCGAGGCGCGCGAGGTACTCGACCAGCTCCTTGACGTCACCCGCTCCCTCACCGACGCCACCAGCGAGCTGGATGACGCCGTGGAGGCAGTCGCCCAGGCCGACAGTGCGGTCACCGGCGCGCAGGTGCGTCTCGACGCGGCCACGGCCGCCCTCGAGGAAGCCCGCACCCTCGCCGGTGCCGCCCAGCTACGCCCTCAGCTCCAGGTGGGCCACGCCTGCCCGGTCTGCGAGCAGAGCGTCACCATCCTCCCGCCGCCGCTGTCCGACCCGGCCCTGGCCGCCGCCCAGGCCGCGCGTGACGCTGCGGTCCGCGAACACCGTGACCTGCTTTCCCAGCATCAGGCCGCCACCACGACGGTTGCCGCCAAGCAGCGCGCCGCGGACACCCTGACCCAGCGGCGCACCCTGCTCGATGAGCGGCTGGGCACGCTGCTGCCCGATCGTCCTGCCGACACCGAACGCGACTGCGACGCCGACCGCGCCCATCTTGACGAACGCGCTGCAGCCCGTGACCAGTTGGTCGCCGCCGAGCAACAGGCACGTGCCGCGGCACAGGAGGCCGAAGCCGCGCACACCTCCGCCACTGCGGCCGTCGCCACGCTGCAAAGGGAGATCGATCGCACCCGCAGCGACCTCCACACGCAGCTGGGCGCCCTGGCCGAACTCGACCCGCCCGCCGTCGACACCCATGACGTGACCTCCGCCTGGTCCGACCTGGAAGCGTGGGCCCAGGCCCAGAGATCCACGGTGGAAAACGACCTCTCAGCCGCCCAGGCCGAGGCCGCCACCTGCCATCAGGCCCACCAGGACGCGACCGCCACGCTGGAAGCAGCCGAGCAAGCACACGCCACCGCCCACAGCGTCCACACCACCGCCGTCCAGCAGAGGGCAGCCGCCGACCACGCGCAGAGCACCCTGACCGACCGCCTGAGTGAACTGCAGACGCTGCTGGACCAGGCGCCGCCCACAGATGCACTGCCGGGCCTACTGGAGGAATGCGACCGCCTCGAAGCGGCCGTGGAGACCGCCACAGCCGAGGCAAGCCAGACACGCGAGGCACTCAAGGCGGCGGAGGCCGAACAGCAGCAGTGGCAGGCTCGCACCGCGACCGCCTGGTCCGAGCTGACCGCTGCCCGGGACGCGGTGGCGGCCCTCAAACCGCCGAGCCTGGACACCGACGACCTCGCCGCCGCCTGGGCCAGCCTGGCCGCCTGGGCCACCCGCGCGGCCGACGACCGGCAGGCCGACACCCTGCGCGCGCAAGCCGACGCCCACACCGCACACAGCGAAGCCGAGCAACTCCTGGGCCAACTGCAGGGTCTGCTGCGCGACCACGACCTGGATCCCCAAGACCTCGGCGACGGTCCTGGGCGCGCCGCCCAGGCCCCCCGGGTGGTAGCGGTCGCAGCCGAGCGGGCCCGGGGCCAGGTAGAGATGATCCAGCGCAGCCTCGCCGACGCCGCCGCCATACAGGACAAGATCGACAGCGCCCGCACCCAGCAACAGGTGGCCGCCGAGCTGGCCAGGCTGATGCGGTCCAACAAGTTCCCGCAGTGGCTGGCCGATTCAGCCCTCGACACCCTGGTCGCAGGTGCCTCGCAGTCGCTGCGCCGGTTGTCGGGTGACCGATTCGACCTCAGCCACCACAAAGGCGAGTTCTACGTCATCGACCACTCCGACGCCGACTCACAACGCTCGGTTCGCACCCTGTCCGGCGGCGAAACCTTCCAGGCCAGCCTGTCACTGGCGTTGGCCCTGTCCGACCAGCTGGCCGGCATGGGCGGCGCAACGAAGCTCGAGTCCATATTCCTCGACGAAGGATTCGGCACCCTTGATCCCGACTCGCTCGAGATGGTCGCCGACACCCTGGAAAATCTCGCCCAAGGGGAACGGATGGTCGGGGTGATCACCCACGTCACCGGGCTCGCCGAACGGGTACCGGTCCGCTTCCAGGTACACCGCGACCCCCACACTTCCGTCGTCACCCGGGAAGGCACATGA
- a CDS encoding exonuclease SbcCD subunit D, producing MKFLHTSDWHVGKTLKGRNRLEEQAGVLREITQIAVGNDVDAVLIAGDLYENAAPTADAQRLVVRTLLQLAKQDIEVVLIAGNHDHGATLEAYKPLMDIAGIHVYGQARPAAKGGVHSFRAKSTDERVNVAVLPFLSQRYAVRAAEIIANTPSQNVGAYDQLIRDVLDNLTGAFTSDAVNIVMAHLTCTGGVFGGGERAAQSIMEYHVPAAIFPVEAHYVALGHLHRRQTIPAACPVHYSGSPYAIDFGEQNNTHVVCLVEASPGTPAKITDIPVTAGRRLRTIEGTVAQLTADPAVYGEDYLRLVITQPAYAGMRDDLLEALPNALEIRIHPDHASTGATAGIATHQPTKTPAQLFSDYCHSVGVSDDRVTALFNHLHDDLTRSTARS from the coding sequence GTGAAGTTTCTGCATACCTCCGACTGGCATGTCGGCAAGACCCTCAAGGGCCGTAACCGGCTCGAGGAGCAGGCAGGCGTACTGCGTGAGATCACCCAGATAGCCGTCGGCAACGACGTCGATGCCGTCCTCATCGCCGGCGACCTCTACGAGAACGCCGCGCCCACCGCGGACGCCCAAAGGCTTGTCGTGCGCACCCTGCTGCAACTGGCCAAGCAGGACATCGAGGTCGTCCTGATCGCCGGCAACCACGACCACGGTGCCACACTCGAGGCCTACAAGCCGCTGATGGACATCGCCGGCATCCACGTCTATGGCCAGGCCCGCCCGGCCGCAAAGGGCGGCGTGCACAGCTTCCGCGCCAAGTCCACCGACGAGCGCGTCAACGTCGCCGTTCTGCCGTTTCTCTCCCAGCGCTACGCCGTCCGCGCCGCGGAGATCATCGCCAACACCCCGTCCCAGAACGTCGGCGCCTACGACCAGCTCATCCGAGATGTCCTGGACAACCTGACAGGGGCTTTCACCTCCGACGCCGTCAACATCGTCATGGCCCACCTGACGTGCACCGGCGGCGTCTTCGGCGGCGGCGAGCGGGCAGCCCAATCGATCATGGAATACCACGTGCCCGCCGCTATCTTCCCCGTCGAAGCGCACTACGTGGCCCTGGGCCACCTGCACCGCCGACAGACGATCCCGGCCGCCTGCCCGGTGCACTACAGCGGATCCCCCTATGCGATCGACTTCGGCGAGCAGAACAACACCCACGTGGTCTGCCTCGTCGAAGCCTCTCCCGGCACCCCCGCGAAGATCACCGACATCCCGGTCACTGCCGGCCGCAGGCTGCGCACCATCGAGGGGACCGTCGCCCAGCTCACCGCCGACCCCGCCGTCTACGGCGAGGATTACCTCCGGCTCGTGATCACCCAGCCCGCCTACGCTGGCATGCGCGACGACCTGCTGGAAGCCCTCCCCAACGCCCTCGAAATCCGCATCCACCCCGACCACGCGAGCACCGGCGCCACGGCGGGCATCGCCACCCACCAGCCGACCAAGACGCCTGCGCAACTGTTCTCCGACTACTGCCACAGCGTCGGCGTCAGCGACGACCGGGTCACGGCCCTGTTCAACCACCTGCACGACGACCTGACCCGCTCGACCGCCCGCTCCTGA
- a CDS encoding ATP-binding protein yields MKFHVALSPDAYLQLDDVVSTRRQIPGYGEVVTSGVVTEVVARHEGAAFGSDVFLIADGILPATVQEIAEVTTTRVEPECYVPPRPGAVAIRAAGADRDAALYFDKMDARIPAGIGRDGEPIYLNLEFLDGTRGAHVSISGISGVATKTSFALFLLHSLFTSGALGGRAVNAKALIFSVKGEDLLFVDQPNTRLDETLRAAYARLGLPARPFASAGFYAPPLPGDTTGRPHVTGRTSGVTAFWWTLAEFCQRELLPYVFADVEDEKNQYTIVVHQVTSRLRHEAQAAGNDGAVAIDETTIRTWAEMIEFISQKVTDEGTRAHWAGPAVGMGTVNAFVRRLRSSQRPLGPLLRGDLSTVTDRPVTHSIDTSRQQVTVVDLHNLPERAQRFVVGVVLAAETDRKEQAGPGGLLFTMIDELNKYAPREGSSPIKDVLLDIAERGRSLGIILIGAQQTASEVERRIVSNSSIKIVGRLDPAEAGRPEYGFLPTSQRQRATLAKPGTMFVSQPEIPVPLAVEFPFPAWATRLSEVADPTFTTGTSPADSNAGGAARPDPFSKLPQTQSDSWFDDPDDGAIDEPPF; encoded by the coding sequence TTGAAGTTTCACGTCGCCCTTTCCCCAGATGCGTATCTGCAGCTCGACGACGTGGTCAGCACCCGTCGGCAGATCCCCGGCTACGGCGAGGTCGTCACCTCAGGGGTGGTGACGGAGGTGGTCGCCCGCCACGAGGGCGCCGCGTTCGGCTCGGATGTGTTCCTCATTGCGGACGGGATCTTGCCGGCGACCGTGCAGGAGATCGCCGAGGTCACCACCACCCGCGTCGAGCCCGAGTGCTACGTCCCGCCACGCCCCGGCGCAGTCGCGATCCGGGCGGCGGGTGCTGACCGGGACGCCGCCTTGTACTTCGACAAGATGGACGCGCGGATTCCCGCCGGCATCGGCCGTGACGGCGAACCGATCTATCTCAACCTCGAGTTCCTCGACGGTACCCGCGGCGCCCACGTGTCGATCTCAGGCATCTCCGGGGTGGCGACCAAGACCAGCTTCGCGCTGTTCCTGTTGCACTCGCTGTTCACCTCGGGTGCCCTGGGAGGCCGCGCGGTCAACGCCAAGGCTCTGATCTTCTCGGTCAAGGGCGAGGACCTGCTGTTCGTCGACCAGCCCAACACCCGCCTCGACGAGACGCTGCGCGCCGCGTACGCGCGGCTCGGCCTGCCCGCTCGACCCTTTGCCTCCGCCGGCTTCTACGCGCCGCCGCTGCCTGGTGATACCACCGGCCGCCCCCACGTCACCGGCCGGACCAGTGGCGTCACCGCGTTCTGGTGGACGCTCGCGGAGTTCTGCCAACGCGAACTGCTGCCGTACGTGTTCGCCGACGTCGAAGACGAGAAGAACCAGTACACGATCGTCGTGCACCAGGTCACCAGCCGGCTGCGCCACGAGGCCCAGGCCGCAGGGAACGACGGCGCGGTCGCCATCGACGAAACCACTATCCGCACCTGGGCAGAGATGATCGAGTTCATCTCCCAGAAGGTCACCGACGAGGGCACACGCGCCCACTGGGCGGGGCCGGCGGTGGGAATGGGTACCGTCAACGCATTCGTGCGGCGGCTGCGGTCGTCCCAAAGGCCGCTGGGCCCCCTGCTTCGTGGCGACCTGAGCACGGTCACCGACCGTCCGGTCACGCACTCCATCGACACCTCGAGGCAGCAGGTCACCGTCGTGGATCTGCACAACCTGCCGGAGCGGGCCCAACGCTTCGTTGTGGGTGTCGTGCTAGCCGCGGAGACCGACCGCAAGGAGCAAGCCGGTCCGGGCGGGCTGCTGTTCACGATGATCGACGAGCTGAACAAGTACGCGCCCCGCGAGGGCTCCTCCCCGATCAAGGACGTCCTGCTCGACATCGCCGAACGCGGCCGCTCGCTCGGCATCATCCTCATTGGCGCTCAGCAGACCGCCTCCGAGGTGGAACGGCGCATCGTGTCGAACTCCTCGATCAAGATCGTCGGCCGGCTCGACCCCGCCGAGGCCGGCCGCCCTGAGTATGGCTTCCTGCCCACCTCGCAGCGGCAGCGCGCCACCCTCGCCAAGCCCGGCACCATGTTCGTCTCCCAGCCCGAGATCCCGGTGCCGCTGGCCGTCGAATTCCCCTTCCCCGCTTGGGCCACCCGTCTCTCCGAGGTCGCCGACCCCACCTTCACTACCGGCACCTCGCCTGCTGACTCGAACGCCGGTGGTGCGGCGCGACCGGACCCGTTCAGCAAGCTGCCCCAGACCCAGAGCGACTCGTGGTTCGACGACCCCGACGACGGGGCCATCGACGAGCCGCCCTTCTGA